From Toxorhynchites rutilus septentrionalis strain SRP chromosome 2, ASM2978413v1, whole genome shotgun sequence, a single genomic window includes:
- the LOC129764573 gene encoding sapecin-like encodes MKPTTVLYLAVILFVGICSTGEALPQYAIAPGAVGEDLESLANVDENSVDDIPLENLPQKRFTCDFLSGIGWNHTFCALHCYLRGTRGGYCNGKGVCICR; translated from the exons ATGAAGCCAACAACAGTGCTCTACCTTGCCGTAATCCTCTTCGTGGGAATTTGTTCCACCGGAGAGGCGCTGCCTCAGTATGCCATTGCTCCAGGGGCAGTCGGAGAGGATTTGGAGAGCTTGG CCAATGTTGATGAGAATTCAGTCGATGACATTCCGCTAGAAAACCTGCCGCAAAAACGTTTCACTTGTGACTTCTTAAGTGGAATTGGTTGGAATCATACATTCTGTGCCCTTCATTGCTATTTGAGAGGCACAAGAGGAGGTTACTGCAACGGAAAGGGAGTTTGCATTTGTCGCTGA
- the LOC129764574 gene encoding sapecin-like: MKPTTVLYLAVILFVGICSTGEALPQYAIAPGAVGEDLESLANVDENSVDDIPLENLPQKRFTCDFLSGIGWNHTFCALHCYLRGMRGGYCTGKGVCVCR; the protein is encoded by the exons ATGAAGCCAACAACAGTGCTCTACCTTGCCGTAATCCTCTTCGTGGGAATTTGTTCCACCGGAGAGGCGCTGCCTCAGTATGCCATCGCTCCAGGGGCAGTCGGAGAGGATTTGGAGAGCTTGG CCAATGTTGATGAGAATTCAGTCGATGACATTCCGCTAGAAAACCTGCCGCAAAAACGTTTCACTTGTGACTTCTTAAGTGGAATTGGTTGGAATCATACATTCTGTGCCCTTCATTGCTATTTGAGAGGCATGAGAGGAGGTTACTGCACCGGAAAGGGAGTTTGCGTTTGTCGCTGA